A stretch of the Actinomyces qiguomingii genome encodes the following:
- the cydC gene encoding thiol reductant ABC exporter subunit CydC — MRALLTRTERRALRRAVGLLDLNGARFAACVLLGSVGLASAVGLSAVAAWMIARAAEAHEVVALGVAPVAVRLFGVSRSVLRYCERLESHDTALRGMSALRTRLYRTVAAARTDTVTGLRRGDVLVRVGSDVDAVGDLVVRSLLPIAVAATLGVATSAGVALVYPPAGLILATCLLVSGVAGPLTTIRAARAAELARQEQATDLSATVMNVLDGADELRVSGRMPHVMKGLADLETHLAATRDRAARPAALAAVIDTAAMGLAVLGNIVVGTQAVSQGRLAPVWLAVIVLVPLSAFEASAALGPACVQLITSAGAAVRIVALMERAESSAEHAPTPRALPAAGANGPHLRARDLAVGWPDGPILVDGIDLDLAPGDRLAVVGPSGIGKTTLLLTLAGMLEPRGGELTLDGCPPWDTDRAEAASRVSLTAEDAHVFDTSVLENLRVADGALTPDRAEVLLGRAGLGDWLSHLPDGLDTRLGADATTVSGGERRRLLLARALAAPAPLMLLDEPGEHLDSATADRLVGDLLRGGVAEDPPQAPVSTRHGGPPVTADHTEARGVLLVTHRLSALGQADEVLILGRPHRTAPGTPATVTRRGRHIELANADPDYRWSLEQEQEAHV, encoded by the coding sequence ATGAGAGCCTTACTGACCCGCACCGAGCGCCGGGCCCTGCGCCGCGCCGTGGGACTGCTCGACCTGAACGGAGCCCGTTTCGCCGCCTGCGTGCTCCTGGGCTCTGTGGGCTTGGCCAGCGCCGTCGGCCTGTCCGCTGTAGCCGCCTGGATGATCGCCCGTGCCGCCGAAGCACACGAAGTCGTAGCGCTCGGCGTGGCACCCGTAGCGGTGCGCTTGTTCGGTGTCTCCCGCTCGGTGCTGCGCTACTGCGAACGGCTGGAGTCCCATGACACCGCTCTGCGCGGCATGAGTGCCCTGCGCACACGCCTGTACCGGACTGTGGCGGCGGCCCGTACCGACACGGTCACCGGCCTGCGCCGCGGAGACGTGCTGGTACGGGTGGGCAGTGATGTGGACGCCGTGGGGGATCTGGTGGTGCGATCCCTGCTGCCGATCGCGGTCGCCGCCACACTGGGGGTGGCCACCAGCGCGGGCGTTGCCCTCGTCTACCCCCCGGCAGGACTGATACTGGCAACCTGCCTGCTGGTCTCCGGGGTGGCCGGACCGCTGACGACGATCAGGGCGGCCCGAGCCGCCGAGCTGGCCCGCCAGGAGCAGGCCACTGATCTGTCCGCCACCGTCATGAATGTGCTCGACGGCGCCGATGAGTTGCGCGTGTCCGGCCGTATGCCCCACGTGATGAAGGGCCTGGCCGACCTGGAGACGCATCTGGCAGCCACCCGCGACCGGGCGGCCCGGCCCGCGGCACTGGCCGCTGTTATCGACACCGCCGCCATGGGGCTGGCGGTGCTGGGAAACATAGTCGTGGGCACCCAGGCGGTCTCCCAGGGCCGACTGGCGCCGGTGTGGTTGGCGGTAATCGTCCTGGTGCCGCTGAGCGCCTTCGAGGCATCCGCGGCCCTAGGACCGGCCTGCGTGCAGCTGATAACGTCCGCCGGCGCGGCGGTGCGCATTGTGGCGCTCATGGAGCGGGCCGAATCCTCCGCCGAACACGCGCCCACACCCCGCGCGCTGCCGGCCGCCGGCGCCAACGGTCCGCATCTGCGAGCCCGCGACCTGGCAGTGGGATGGCCCGACGGCCCGATTCTGGTAGACGGCATCGACCTGGACCTGGCGCCGGGCGACCGCCTGGCGGTTGTGGGCCCGTCCGGGATCGGCAAGACCACACTGCTGCTCACCCTGGCGGGCATGCTGGAGCCGCGTGGCGGCGAGCTGACCCTGGACGGTTGCCCGCCGTGGGACACGGATCGAGCCGAGGCGGCCAGCCGGGTCAGCCTGACCGCTGAGGACGCGCACGTTTTTGACACCAGCGTCCTGGAAAATCTGCGCGTGGCCGACGGCGCCCTGACTCCCGACCGGGCCGAAGTACTTCTGGGACGGGCCGGGCTGGGCGACTGGCTCTCGCACCTGCCCGACGGGTTGGACACGCGCCTGGGGGCGGATGCCACGACCGTATCCGGCGGAGAGCGCCGCCGCCTACTGCTGGCCCGGGCACTGGCCGCGCCGGCCCCGCTGATGCTGCTGGACGAGCCCGGCGAGCACCTGGACTCGGCCACCGCCGACCGTCTGGTCGGGGACCTGCTGCGCGGCGGGGTCGCGGAGGACCCGCCTCAGGCTCCGGTGAGCACCCGTCACGGCGGTCCGCCGGTCACGGCCGACCACACCGAGGCCCGCGGAGTCCTCCTGGTCACTCACCGCCTGTCCGCATTGGGCCAGGCCGATGAGGTGCTCATCCTGGGCCGCCCCCACCGGACGGCGCCCGGGACCCCCGCCACGGTGACACGCCGCGGCCGGCACATCGAGCTCGCCAACGCCGACCCCGATTACCGCTGGTCCCTTGAACAGGAGCAGGAGGCTCATGTCTGA